The proteins below are encoded in one region of Triticum aestivum cultivar Chinese Spring chromosome 1B, IWGSC CS RefSeq v2.1, whole genome shotgun sequence:
- the LOC123103884 gene encoding uncharacterized protein, whose amino-acid sequence MAAAAAMARRLLSPAASTASAAAARLLLSRHLSSAPSSFPRGAGSRAPAALMDMLRPAAVAPSSFHQLIRNAGISTTRSLLADDAMVPVSSPLSSPLGAAEETDKTGAVVKRTKVQAIKKDIKQSPKKVNLVAKLVRGMRVEDALLQLQVTVKRAAKTLYQVIHSARANAAHNHGLDADKLIVEEAFVGKGLYLKRLSYHAKGRCGVRERPRCRLTVVVREATAEEEAKIAKLRVMNYKKLTRKEKQLMPHRLIEVSPKWARKRKEEEEAGASA is encoded by the exons atggccgccgccgccgccatggcgcgCAGGCTGCTCTCCCCCGCGGCCTCCACCGCCTCcgcggccgccgcccgcctcctcctctcccgccACCTCTCCTCCGCCCCTTCCTCCTTCCCGCGCGGCGCCGGCAGCCGCGCCCCGGCGGCGCTGATGGACATGCTCCGCCCGGCGGCCGTCGCCCCCTCCTCCTTCCATCAGCTGATCCGCAATGCT GGGATATCGACCACAAGGAGCCTTCTTGCTGATGATGCTATGGTCCCTGTTTCTTCCCCGTTGTCGTCTCCGTTGGGGGCTGCGGAAGAGACCGACAAGACGGGGGCAGTGGTGAAGCGGACGAAAGTTCAGGCCATCAAGAAGGACATCAAGCAG AGCCCCAAGAAGGTGAATCTGGTAGCCAAGCTGGTTCGAGGAATGCGTGTGGAAGATGCCCTTTTACAGTTGCAAGTGACGGTTAAAAGGGCTGCGAAAACATTGTACCAG GTGATCCATTCTGCTCGTGCGAACGCAGCTCACAACCATGGACTGGATGCAGATAAACTTATTGTTG AAGAGGCTTTCGTGGGAAAAGGACTTTATCTCAAGAGGCTGTCTTACCACGCCAAAGGTAGGTGTGGTGTCAGGGAGAGACCTAGGTGCAGGCTGACGGTGGTGGTCAGAGAGGCCACGGCCGAGGAGGAAGCCAAGATTGCGAAACTCAGGGTCATGAACTACAAGAAGCTCACCCGGAAGGAGAAGCAGCTCATGCCGCACCGGCTTATCGAGGTCAGCCCCAAGTGGGCTCGcaaaaggaaagaggaggaggaggccggtgctTCAGCGTAG
- the LOC123103895 gene encoding uncharacterized protein has translation MAKLAAVSRSVFRFTNETMRIVMVTVIGVVLGFFIGISFPSVSITKLHFPSSFVSYIEERNSGLTTQALLNHAWNSVRNARENTSEPNTNTTLKIYVPTNPRGAERLAPGIVVPDTDFHLRRLWGDPSEDLPFKPKYLVTFTVGYAQKENINRAVKKFSDNFAILLFHYDGRVTEWDEFEWSKRAIHISVSKQTKWWYAKRFLHPDIVAAYEYIFIWDEDLGVDHFNAEEYIKLVKKNGLDISQPGLEPDRGLTWQMTKRRGDREVHKETEERPGWCADPHLPPCAAFVEIMAPVFSREAWRCVWHMIQNDLVHGWGLDFALRKCVEPAHEKIGVVDSQWIVHQVVPSLGNQGKAEGGKPAWEGVRARCRKEWGMFQMRMADAEKAYYKMMGITPPNSTLV, from the exons ATGGCGAAACTCGCAGCTGTCAGTCGCAG CGTGTTTAGATTTACGAACGAAACCATGAGGATTGTTATGGTAACGGTTATCGGAGTGGTCCTTGGCTTCTTCATTGGAATTTCATTCCCGTCGGTGAGCATAACAAAG CTACACTTCCCATCCAGCTTTGTTTCGTACATAGAGGAGAGGAACTCTGGGCTCACGACCCAAGCTTTGCTTAACCATGCCTGGAATTCAGTCAGAAATGCAAGGGAGAACACTTCCGAACCAAATACAAACACTACTTTAAAG ATTTATGTCCCGACAAACCCCAGGGGTGCAGAGAGGCTAGCACCAGGCATTGTTGTGCCAGATACTGACTTCCATCTGCGCAGGTTGTGGGGAGACCCAAGTGAG GACCTGCCATTCAAACCAAAGTACCTTGTGACTTTCACTGTTGGATATGCACAGAAAGAAAATATAAACAGAGCAGTGAAGAAG TTTTCTGACAATTTCGCTATCCTGTTATTCCACTATGATGGTCGTGTGACCGAATGGGACGAATTTGAGTGGTCAAAGCGAGCCATCCATATCAGTGTCAGCAAACAAACTAAATG GTGGTATGCCAAAAGATTCTTGCACCCTGATATTGTGGCAGCTTATGAGTACATATTCATCTGGGATGAAGACCTTGGGGTGGATCATTTCAACGCAGAGGA GTACATCAAACTTGTTAAGAAAAACGGTCTGGATATCTCCCAGCCCGGCTTGGAACCTGACCGGGGACTAACTTGGCAGATGACCAAAAGAAGAGGTGACCGAGAGGTGCACAA GGAGACAGAGGAAAGGCCAGGCTGGTGTGCTGACCCTCATCTTCCACCTTGTGCAGC GTTTGTTGAAATAATGGCTCCAGTCTTCTCAAGGGAGGCATGGCGGTGTGTATGGCATATGATTCAG AATGATTTGGTCCATGGATGGGGTCTCGACTTCGCCCTCAGGAAATGTGTAGAG CCTGCTCATGAGAAGATCGGAGTCGTCGATTCCCAGTGGATCGTTCACCAGGTGGTTCCTTCTCTCGGGAACCAG GGCAAGGCGGAGGGCGGGAAGCCGGCGTGGGAAGGGGTGAGGGCGCGGTGCCGGAAGGAGTGGGGCATGTTCCAGATGAGGATGGCGGATGCCGAGAAGGCCTACTACAAGATGATGGGCATCACCCCTCCAAACTCCACACTTGTCTAG